The stretch of DNA GCGAGTTCGACGGATAGCGAACGAACTCGGGGCTGAGTTGGTGCTTTTCGATACCCCTGCATTCATAAGCTCCGAGGAACTGCTGGAGAAGCACACCGGAGAAAGTCGCAAGCGTCCGTTTATGGCAAACTTCTATAAGGACCAACGAAATCAGCTGGGGATACTCATGGAAGGGGATGAGCCAACTGGGGGGCGCTGGTCTTTCGATGAAGACAATCGAAAGAAAGTGCCGGCGGAACTTGAGTTACCGTCAGTTCCTGCTGCGAGACGGAACAAATATGTTGGGGAAGCTCTTGATTACGTCGAAGAGCGGTTCAAGCGGAACCTTGGCTCGGTGGATTCTTTTGCGTGGCCTACGACTCACGCAGCCGCGAAGAGTTGGCTGGATTCATTCCTTGAAGAGCGGTTTCGTGAGTTCGGTCCTTACGAGGACGCGATTCATCTGGAGCATCGAACCCTTTTTCACTCTGTCCTTTCTCCGGCGATCAACGTTGGGCTTCTCACTCCTCAGGAAGTGGTTGATGCCGCTATTGGTTTTAGCGAATCAAACGACATTCCACTGAATTCCTTAGAGGGCTTCATACGGCAAATCATTGGATGGCGGGAGTTTATGTTGGGTATTTATCGCTACCGGGGTGTCGAGATTCGGAATGGCAATTATTGGGGTCATGATCGTGAAATCCCGAAAGCATTTTACGATGCATCGACAGGGATACCTCCGGTGGATGACGCGATCCGTCACGCTCTTGACTATGCTTGGGGTCACCACATCGAGAGATTGATGGTGATTGGCAACTTTATGCTCCTCTGTCGTTTTTCGCCAGATGCGATCTATCGCTGGTTTATGGAGCTCTACATTGACGCTTACGATTGGGTGATGGTGCCCAATGTATACGGGATGTCGCAATTCGCAGATGGTGGCACGTTCACCACGAAGCCGTATCTTTCGGGCTCGAACTACATCCGAAAGATGTCTTCCTACAAGACAGGGAAGTGGTGTGAAATCTGGGATGGGCTCTATTGGAGCTTCATTGGTGACCACGAGGACTTCTTCCAGAAAAATCCGCGCCTTTCGATGATGACCCGGTCATGGCAACGGATGGATTCACAAAAGAAGAAGGCGCATAGGGAGAATGCTCGGGTGTTTCTAGAGAGTGTTGGGGTGGAGTAGGTTTTGTTGGCGGTGACTGGAGGGACAACGGCTATCGCCGTCGTATCACAAGGGACTTTAGCCCCGGAAGCGAGACCTCGTAGCCTCGGTTCTCTGAACCGGGGAGGTTTTCTTAGATGTGAGTTGGATGGGCGTCCTAAAGGAGCGGCGACTTCAGTCGCCGACATCGGCTTCATTTGCGGGATCGATCTTCGGCGGCTGAAGCCGCCGCTCCTCTCTTCAAAAAAAAGCGGCCCGGAAACCGGACCGCCTTTTCAAACAGTGAATACGCGAAAAATCTCTCTTACAGCTTGCCCCCGTAGATCGCGTTGTCGCCGAGTTCTTCCTCGATTCGCAGGAGCTGGTTGTATTTAGCCACACGGTCTGTGCGGCAAAGAGAACCCGTTTTTATCTGACCGGCGTTGGTGGCTACGGCTATGTCTGCAATTGTGGTGTCTTCGGTTTCTCCGGATCGGTGAGAAATGACTGAAGTGTATTTTGCCTCACGGGCCATTTCGATGGCGTCAAGGGTTTCAGTGAGCGAGCCGATCTGGTTCACTTTTACCAAGATCGAGTTTGCGACACCTAGATCGATTCCCTTTTTCAGGAACTTGGTGTTTGTAACAAAAAGGTCGTCACCGACTAGTTGGGTGGTTGCGCCCAGTTCGTCAGTTAGGACCTTCCACCCGCTCCAGTCGTTCTCATCGCAGCCGTCCTCAATGGAGAGAATCGGGTAGCGCTTCTGGAGATCCTGGTAGAATGCGACCATTTCTTTCGCGTTCTTTTTCGAACCGTCACTCTTAGAAAAAACATACTTCTTTTTCTTAGCGTCGTAGAACTCAGAGGAGGCGACATCAAGAGCGATGAAGATCTCTTTCCCGAGCTTGTAACCGGCTCCTTTTACCGCTGCTGCAATTGCTTCAAGGGCCGCTTCGTTGGAAGCGAGTTTTGGTGCGAAACCGCCTTCGTCGCCAATTCCAGTGCTCAAACCCTGAGATTTCAATACGCTCTTCAATTCATGGAAGATCTCGCAGCCCATGCGAAGAGCCTCCCGAAAAGTCTTCGCCCCCTTTGGCATGATCATAAACTCCTGAATGTCGATAGGTGCATCGGAGTGAGACCCTCCGTTCATGATGTTCATCATGGGCACGGGAAGCACCTTGGCGTTCGGACCACCAATGTATTTATAAAGAGGTAGACCTACGGCTTCGGCTGCGGCCTTTGCAGTTGCAAGGGACACCCCTAATATAGCGTTGGCTCCCAGAGTGCTTTTCGTCGGCGTTCCGTCGAGCTCGAGCATTGTTTTATCGACCGCTACTTGGTCACAGGCATCGAGCCCAAATAGCTCGGGAGCGATCATGTCGTGAACGTTGTCGACCGCTTTAGTTACCCCTTTTCCACCATACCGTTTTTTTGGTCCGAATCCTTTTGGGAAATCTTTGGCAGGGAGAGCTCCGTCCCGTAGCTCGAGAGCTTCGTTCTCGCCCGTACTTGCTCCAGAGGGAACAGCGGCGCGGCCAACGATTCCGCTCTCCAATTCAACGTCGACCTCGACGGTCGGGTTTCCGCGGGAGTCGATGATTTCCCGTGCACGAATGTCGCTAATGGTGGTCATAACCTTATCTTTTTTGATGGTTTGGAGGACAGTATTGTCCTGAAAAACGACTCTCAGACTGACCGATTCGGGTCAAGACTCAAGGGAAGGGTTCGGAGGGCTCGTTCTCGGCCCAGCCGAGGTATGCTGATGTGAAATCTCGACTTCAATCAGTTTTGCCGGGATAGAAACTCCACGGAACTTGGAATTCGAACCGGTATTGAATTGCGTCTGTTTCGAATTCGATCATTGGGTGGAGGGTGCGATTCGTTGGATTACTTTTGCTCGTTTTTATGGTGGGAGCTTTAGGCGGGTATTTTGGCTTCCGTTTCGCCGAAATGGGTCAGTCTCCTGTGAGGGGAAGCAACAGTGATGTGGATGGCGTTAGTGCGGAAGCGACTGACATGGAACAATTGAGGTCGGAAATCGTGTCGCTAAACGAACGGGTGGATTTCTTGGACAGAAAAGTTGAGAATGGTGATTTGCCAGAGCGAGACCCACTTCCGGTATCAGAGTCAAAATGGACACCTGAAGAAATCACTGGTTTCGAGGCGCGGGCTAACTCTGGATCTGTCGTGCTGACTGATCTCACAGGGAGGACAATCGAAGCGGAGATCGTTGAAATTAGCGAAACCGAGGTGAGTGTCGTTCGCTTTGGTGATCGGAGGAGCTTTTCCATCCCGATGAATCAGTTGAGTGACGGCGATCAGGAGTTCCTGCTTTACCTCATCGAACGAGACGGAAAAAGCGAGAAAGTGTCTGGATCGGAGGAGGTTGTAGACTGGGATGCAATCTTCCGAGCTTTAGACTGAGTCTCAGTATCGAAATAAGAAAAAAAATTTTTCGTAAGTGCTTGCTTATGTGTAAGATCGAATAAACGTCTGAGCTGAGATTGGCAGGGAATTTTCCTCTCTCATTCCGCTCAAAAAGACGTGCAGAACAAGACAAAATCCGGTCCGCATACAAGCCACATTGGATACAACTCCAAGGTAGAGGGCGATGTCATCGTCACTAAGGTGGATGCCGTGATTAATTGGGTGCGGAAAAACTCGGTTTGGCCCATGCCGATGGGGCTCGCTTGCTGTGCAATTGAGTTAATGGGTGTGGCAGCCTCCCGGTTTGATATTAGTCGGTTTGGGATGGAAGTGATGCGTTTTTCCCCACGGCAGTCGGACTGCATGATTGTTGCCGGAACCGTCACGTATAAAATGGCACCGGTCGTTCGGAGAATTTACGATCAAATGGCCGACCCCAAGTGGGTAGTTGCGATGGGTGCCTGCGCATCTACGGGAGGGATGTATCGATCCTATGCAACGATGCAGGGCGTAGACCGGATTGTTCCTGTTGATGTTTACGTCAGCGGTTGTCCCCCGCGTCCGGAAGCACTTCTCGATGCAATGATGAAGTTGCAGAAGAAGATTGAGGGCGAGTCGTCGTTGAAGAGTTTGGTGAAGGAGCCTAAGGAAGAAAGTATCTGGGCGTGAGCACTCTTGTAGAGACGCTTCAACCGAGGTTTGTCGGTTTGGCACCTCGGCAATCCGGGGATCATCCTGCGGTTCGGTGTCCCGCGGAGCTGGTTCTTCCGCTACTTCAGTGTCTGCGGGATGAGTTTGGCTATTCGCTCTTGATGGATGTGACCGCAGTTGATTGGGAGGAAGATACACCGCGTTTTTCGGTTTTTTATCACTTGTTTTGCGTGAGTGATGCTCGATACATCCGTGTTGCGATTGACTGCCCAGATGACGAAGAACCGTCCGTGCCTTCGGTAGTGAGCCTCTTTCCGGCGGCCGATTGGCACGAGCGCGAGACTTTCGATATGTTTGGAATCCGATTCGAAGGTCATCCTGATTTACGAAGGATTCTTATGTGGGACGAGTATCCGTATTTCCCTCTTCGAAAAGAGTTTCCTCTAGCCGGAATCGAGACCGAATTACCGGATGAGGAGGTTTCGGAAGAGACGAGGGCGAAGGTTCTTTCGGCACCCATGATGGGTGGTCCCTTTGTCTCGAAAAGTGGCGCTCCGATGAGCCGGGCCGAGCCGCGTGCCAAAGATCAGAGTTGGACTGAGTGGGATAGAAAACCGACGAAAGAAATTGAGTAAAGATGCCTGAGACGAAGGAGATTTCGATCGGTGATGTTGGAGCGCGTGCGAGCGTCTACCAAGACGAGCTGCAGGGAGAAGACATTGCGATCAATGTCGGCCCCTCACACCCGACGACCCATGGTGTTCTTCGCCTGATCATGGAGCTCGATGGTGACGTCATCACGAAGTGTGAGCCGGTCGTCGGTTACTTGCACAGGGGCGACGAGAAGATCGCCGAGAACATGACCTATAACCAGTTTGTTCCCTACACGGACCGGCTGGATTACATTGCGCCTTTGGCAAATAATGTGACCTACGCACTGGCTGTGGAGAAGCTGGCTGGGCTGGAGGTTCCTCCTCGATGTGCAGCGATCCGGGTGTTGGTCACTGAAATGGCCCGTCTTTCCTCCCACCTATTGGGCGTTGGGGTCTATGGAATGGACGCGGGAGCGTGGACGCCATTCATGTATACTTTTACGGAGAGGGAGAAGCTCTACACGCTTTTCGAAGAGCTGACGGGGGCGCGGTTCACCACATCCTACACCCGGATCGGCGGGGTCTCCCGTGACGTTCCTGACGGTTGGTTGAAAAAGGTGTCTGCTTTTTGTGACCAGTTTTTACCGATCCTTGAGGAGACTCAGAAACTCCTGACACGAAACCGCATCTTTATGGATCGGACTGAAGGGATAGGCGTAATCAGTAAAGAAGACGCCCTTGCCTATGGAATGACAGGGCCAAATCTACGGGCCGCTGGGGTAGATTTGGATCTTCGTAAAGACAGGCCCTATCTTGGCTACGATCAATATGAATTTGATGTCCCGATTGGCCAAACAGGTGACTGCTATGATCGGTATTTGGTTCGGCTAGAGGAAATGAGGCAGAGTGTGAGAATCATTCGTCAAGTGATTCAATCTTTCCCTGATGGACCGTGGTATGCGGAGGATGCCAAAAAAATCTATGCTCCGAAGAAGGATAAGATCCTCACAAGTATGGAGGAGCTTATCCAGAATTTCATGATCGTAACGGAGGGCCCTCGGATGCCCGAGGGAGAGGTGTATTTCGAAGCTGAAAATCCGAAAGGAATCCTGGGATTTTTCATTGTCTCGAAGGGTGGGGGTGTTCCCTACCGTCTGAAGATTCGCTCACCTAGCTTCTGCAATTTGAGTATCCTCCCCAAAATAGTCCCGGGTCATTACCTCTCTGACATCACAGTTCTTCTCGGAAGCTTGGATTTTGTGATGGGAGAGTGCGACCGTTGAGTGCCCGTTTGAATCAATCATTACACTTTTTCTCATGATTCAAGCTATCGAAACCGCCGAGACTTTTGAGCTCTCAGCCGATACTCTGGCTAAGATCGACAAGTTGGTCCCTCGGTACCCGTCCAAGCGGAGCGCTACGCTGCCACTGCTGCATTTGATCCAAGACGAGAAGGGCTACATTTCAAAAGCGGCTACAGAGTGGATTGCGGCGCGCTTGGACCTTGAGCCGATCCACGTGTACGAACTCGTAACCTTCTATCCGATGTTTCGAGAAGAGCCGATCGGAAAACACCATGTCAAAGTGTGTAGGACTCTCTCGTGCGCTCTGAACGGGGCTGATTCCGTCTGTCAAAAGTTCAAAAGGGAATTTGGTGTGGAATTGGATGATGTGTCTACCGATGGATTGGTCACGGTCGAGTATGTTGAGTGTATTGCAAGCTGTGGAACTGCTCCGGTGGTTCAAATCAATGAAAAGCTCCACGAGAACGTAACCGAGGAGAGAGCAAGTGACTTGATTAGCCAGATAAAGGCTGGTGCTGAGGAGCTCGTGTAGCGTGGAGGAACTGGAAATGCCCACTGGAGAAAACCGAATACTGTTTAAAAATATCGACCGTCCGGGTTACGGGAGGGACATCGATTCGTACCTCGCCTCAGGTGGCTACGAAAGCTTGCAAAAGGCGATTGGTATGAAGCCCGAAGAAGTTTGTGCGGAGGTGATGGACTCTGGGATTCGCGGACGCGGGGGTGCTGGTTTCCCCGCGGGGATGAAGTGGAAGTTTCTCGATCGAAAGTCCGGGAAGCCGATTTATCTGATTTGTAACGCGGATGAGTCCGAGCCTGGGACGTTTAAGGATCGTCAAATTATCTACAAGGACCCTCATCAGCTGATTGAGGGGATGATGATCTCTGCTTACGCAACACAGACTGCTCTGGCTTTCATCTACATTCGCGGGGAGATGTATAGCGGAGCGAGGATTCTTGAGGAAGCGATCGAAGAAGCTCGGGCTAAGAATTTTCTCGGAGACGATATCCTTGGGTCCGGCTACTCATGTGACCTGATCGTTCACCGCGGCGCAGGAGCTTACATCTGTGGGGAGGAAACGGGTCTGATTGAGTCTCTTGAGGGAAAGAGGCCTTACCCTCGGATAAAGCCACCTTATTTTCCCGCGGTTCTCGGTCTCTACATGTGCCCAACCATCGTCAACAACGTAGAAACGCTTTGCCACATAAAGCACTTGATCGAGCGGGGAGGGAAGGAATACGCCAAAATCGGTCGTCCGGGAAACACGGGCACGCGGATCTGGTCCGTTTCCGGTCACGTTCAGAAGCCGGGGTACTACGAGATCGAATGCGGTGCGATGACCTATGGAGAATTGATCTATGATCTTTGCGGAGGTCTGAAACCCGGTCGAACGCTCAAGGCGGTGATTCCGGGCGGTTCGTCGTCCAAGGTCCTCCGCGGCGACGAGCGATTCAAGGGAAAGCTAAAAGACGGAACCGAGTTTGATTGGGGCATCGAGGACATTCCTCTCGATTTCGACGGTCCAATGGCGGCGGGCTCAATGTCGGGTTCTGGCGCGGTGATCGTGATGGATGACTCGACCGATATAGTCGCGGCGCTCGCCAACATCAACGCCTTCTACGCGCACGAAAGCTGTGGTCAGTGCACTCCCTGCCGAGAGGGCTCGTTGTGGATGAAGAAAGTGACTGCACGGATGGTTGCCGGAGAAGCGAGAGAGGAGGACGCTGATCTGCTGAAATCAATTGCCGACCAAATCGAAGGTCGGACGATCTGCGCGCATGGGGAGGCTACTGCATGGCCGGTCCAGAGCTTCATCCTAAAATTCCGGGACGAATTCATTGAGTATGCGAGAAAGCAAGCTCGTGAGCGCCAAAAGAGCGAACCTTCGAAGGAGACTGTAGCGGTAGCGTAGAGACCACCCGAAAGATTGTTTTAGGTAGAATGAACAAAGCAGACACAGTAGTCGTAAACATCGACGGAAAAGACGTCGAAGTCCCACAGGGTCTGACGATGATCGAAGCTGCAGAGGTAGCAGGAAAAGAGGTCCCACACTACTGTTACCACCCGAAGCTGAGCATCTCCGGGAATTGCCGGATGTGCCTGGTTGAAATGGGTATGCCCATGAAGGATCGGCAGACTGGTGAGCCGATCTTGGATGAGAACGGAAAGCAAAAGATTGGCTGGATGCCGAAACCGGCAATCGCCTGTAATTCCAAAGTCTCGCCCGGTCTCCACATCAAAACGGACTCGGAACTGGTTAAGGATTGCCGAAATGGCGTGATGGAGTTCCTCCTCGTCAACCATCCTCTGGACTGTCCGATTTGCGACCAGGCAGGAGAGTGCCGCTTGCAGGAGTTTGCAACCGACTACGGACGAGGCTACTCACGATTCGTGGAGGAGAAAAACGTGAAGCCGAAGCGAACGGTGCTCGGTCCTCGCGTGATGCTTGACGATGAGCGCTGCATTCTTTGTTCCCGCTGTATCCGCTTCATGCGGGAAGTCGCTGATGATGATGTGCTTGGCTTTACCGAAAGAGGAAGCTATTCGACTCTCACCTGCTTCCCGGGAAAGGAGCTGAACAGCAACTACTCCCTCAACACGGTTGATATTTGTCCGGTTGGGGCCCTGACCAGCCGGGATTTCCGCTTCAAAATGAGGGTTTGGTTCCTCAAGCCTGTAAAAAGCATTTGTACGGAGAGTAGTGTGGGAGCTAATACCGAGGTTTGGCACCGCGAGGGCAAAATTTACCGTATTACCCCTCGGCGCAACGATGATGTGAACGACACTTGGATGACAGATAGCGGGCGCTCCATTTACAAACAGGTCGAAGCGGAGAATCGTTTGACTCAGGCTACTGTACAGGGTCGGCCTGTTACAGCGACTGAAGCGGTTCGTGTAGCAGCAGATAAACTACAAAGCTCTGGCAAAGTAGCTGTTGTGGGTTCGTCTTTCTCATCAGTTGAGGAGCAGTTCGTTTTGAAGAGGATTTCGAAGAACCTGAGCGCATCGGTTTACATTGTGCGTCATTGGGGTGATGAGGACGGTCTTCTGCTTTCTGCGGACAGGACGCCAAATACTCGTGGGGCTGTCGTCACTGGCTTGATTTCAGAACTTCCCGAAGAGAATTTGTCTGGTCTTGGTCGTCAAATTGACTCCGGGGCCGTTGACACTGTTTTGGCTGTTCATGAGGATCTTTTAGCGGCAGGGCTTTCGGAGGAACAGCTGGAGAAGGTGGACTTGATTCAAGTAGCGACCCACGAGTCAGGGACCTCGGACAAAGCAGCGGTCGTGATTCCTGCGTTAACGGTTTTCGAGCGGTCGGGAACTTTCGTCAACCAACAGTTTCGACTTCAGAAGTT from Verrucomicrobiota bacterium encodes:
- the nuoD gene encoding NADH dehydrogenase (quinone) subunit D, producing MPETKEISIGDVGARASVYQDELQGEDIAINVGPSHPTTHGVLRLIMELDGDVITKCEPVVGYLHRGDEKIAENMTYNQFVPYTDRLDYIAPLANNVTYALAVEKLAGLEVPPRCAAIRVLVTEMARLSSHLLGVGVYGMDAGAWTPFMYTFTEREKLYTLFEELTGARFTTSYTRIGGVSRDVPDGWLKKVSAFCDQFLPILEETQKLLTRNRIFMDRTEGIGVISKEDALAYGMTGPNLRAAGVDLDLRKDRPYLGYDQYEFDVPIGQTGDCYDRYLVRLEEMRQSVRIIRQVIQSFPDGPWYAEDAKKIYAPKKDKILTSMEELIQNFMIVTEGPRMPEGEVYFEAENPKGILGFFIVSKGGGVPYRLKIRSPSFCNLSILPKIVPGHYLSDITVLLGSLDFVMGECDR
- a CDS encoding 2Fe-2S iron-sulfur cluster-binding protein, giving the protein MNKADTVVVNIDGKDVEVPQGLTMIEAAEVAGKEVPHYCYHPKLSISGNCRMCLVEMGMPMKDRQTGEPILDENGKQKIGWMPKPAIACNSKVSPGLHIKTDSELVKDCRNGVMEFLLVNHPLDCPICDQAGECRLQEFATDYGRGYSRFVEEKNVKPKRTVLGPRVMLDDERCILCSRCIRFMREVADDDVLGFTERGSYSTLTCFPGKELNSNYSLNTVDICPVGALTSRDFRFKMRVWFLKPVKSICTESSVGANTEVWHREGKIYRITPRRNDDVNDTWMTDSGRSIYKQVEAENRLTQATVQGRPVTATEAVRVAADKLQSSGKVAVVGSSFSSVEEQFVLKRISKNLSASVYIVRHWGDEDGLLLSADRTPNTRGAVVTGLISELPEENLSGLGRQIDSGAVDTVLAVHEDLLAAGLSEEQLEKVDLIQVATHESGTSDKAAVVIPALTVFERSGTFVNQQFRLQKFGAVVPGPTGLLSDLQIFASIECLLCGDPIASVQPGIVWKQMALEVIALAEIEFRKIPDEGLELPYGEYAHLPFPEKKSLKFDAREYSGMPAEVSKA
- the nuoB gene encoding NADH-quinone oxidoreductase subunit NuoB, with protein sequence MQNKTKSGPHTSHIGYNSKVEGDVIVTKVDAVINWVRKNSVWPMPMGLACCAIELMGVAASRFDISRFGMEVMRFSPRQSDCMIVAGTVTYKMAPVVRRIYDQMADPKWVVAMGACASTGGMYRSYATMQGVDRIVPVDVYVSGCPPRPEALLDAMMKLQKKIEGESSLKSLVKEPKEESIWA
- a CDS encoding NADH-quinone oxidoreductase subunit C — translated: MSTLVETLQPRFVGLAPRQSGDHPAVRCPAELVLPLLQCLRDEFGYSLLMDVTAVDWEEDTPRFSVFYHLFCVSDARYIRVAIDCPDDEEPSVPSVVSLFPAADWHERETFDMFGIRFEGHPDLRRILMWDEYPYFPLRKEFPLAGIETELPDEEVSEETRAKVLSAPMMGGPFVSKSGAPMSRAEPRAKDQSWTEWDRKPTKEIE
- a CDS encoding NAD(P)H-dependent oxidoreductase subunit E — translated: MIQAIETAETFELSADTLAKIDKLVPRYPSKRSATLPLLHLIQDEKGYISKAATEWIAARLDLEPIHVYELVTFYPMFREEPIGKHHVKVCRTLSCALNGADSVCQKFKREFGVELDDVSTDGLVTVEYVECIASCGTAPVVQINEKLHENVTEERASDLISQIKAGAEELV
- a CDS encoding cryptochrome/photolyase family protein, whose product is MNSVSLIYPHQLFSDHPALDSSIPAFLIEDPLLFGTDQHQPLNVHKQRLVFHRASMKAFAAEMSRRGYKLQYIDCPKGSRSDSYNVLRSLLDSTVKEIRLANPHDFLLEKRVRRIANELGAELVLFDTPAFISSEELLEKHTGESRKRPFMANFYKDQRNQLGILMEGDEPTGGRWSFDEDNRKKVPAELELPSVPAARRNKYVGEALDYVEERFKRNLGSVDSFAWPTTHAAAKSWLDSFLEERFREFGPYEDAIHLEHRTLFHSVLSPAINVGLLTPQEVVDAAIGFSESNDIPLNSLEGFIRQIIGWREFMLGIYRYRGVEIRNGNYWGHDREIPKAFYDASTGIPPVDDAIRHALDYAWGHHIERLMVIGNFMLLCRFSPDAIYRWFMELYIDAYDWVMVPNVYGMSQFADGGTFTTKPYLSGSNYIRKMSSYKTGKWCEIWDGLYWSFIGDHEDFFQKNPRLSMMTRSWQRMDSQKKKAHRENARVFLESVGVE
- the eno gene encoding phosphopyruvate hydratase gives rise to the protein MTTISDIRAREIIDSRGNPTVEVDVELESGIVGRAAVPSGASTGENEALELRDGALPAKDFPKGFGPKKRYGGKGVTKAVDNVHDMIAPELFGLDACDQVAVDKTMLELDGTPTKSTLGANAILGVSLATAKAAAEAVGLPLYKYIGGPNAKVLPVPMMNIMNGGSHSDAPIDIQEFMIMPKGAKTFREALRMGCEIFHELKSVLKSQGLSTGIGDEGGFAPKLASNEAALEAIAAAVKGAGYKLGKEIFIALDVASSEFYDAKKKKYVFSKSDGSKKNAKEMVAFYQDLQKRYPILSIEDGCDENDWSGWKVLTDELGATTQLVGDDLFVTNTKFLKKGIDLGVANSILVKVNQIGSLTETLDAIEMAREAKYTSVISHRSGETEDTTIADIAVATNAGQIKTGSLCRTDRVAKYNQLLRIEEELGDNAIYGGKL
- the nuoF gene encoding NADH-quinone oxidoreductase subunit NuoF — protein: MPTGENRILFKNIDRPGYGRDIDSYLASGGYESLQKAIGMKPEEVCAEVMDSGIRGRGGAGFPAGMKWKFLDRKSGKPIYLICNADESEPGTFKDRQIIYKDPHQLIEGMMISAYATQTALAFIYIRGEMYSGARILEEAIEEARAKNFLGDDILGSGYSCDLIVHRGAGAYICGEETGLIESLEGKRPYPRIKPPYFPAVLGLYMCPTIVNNVETLCHIKHLIERGGKEYAKIGRPGNTGTRIWSVSGHVQKPGYYEIECGAMTYGELIYDLCGGLKPGRTLKAVIPGGSSSKVLRGDERFKGKLKDGTEFDWGIEDIPLDFDGPMAAGSMSGSGAVIVMDDSTDIVAALANINAFYAHESCGQCTPCREGSLWMKKVTARMVAGEAREEDADLLKSIADQIEGRTICAHGEATAWPVQSFILKFRDEFIEYARKQARERQKSEPSKETVAVA